The genomic interval AAAAGCCCTAGTCAAAACAGTTCCAGGCTGGGAAACAAAGATCTATGATTTAAGGATTCTAGTCGATAAGAATGCCTGGGAAGAATTAAGATATCTTACAAGACAACTGGCAACGGTATACCTTGCTGAAACTAGAAAGGTCTTTGAAAAGGTTGCGAGTGTTGCTCTTTAAAAGAGCGATGTTCTTTATTAAGTTGTTTTATTAAATATTCCGCGCTAGATTTATATAGTAAAAGAATTAAGATTATAAAACGTATGACCAACAGTAAAGTCTTTCTGTTAGCCTTCATAGCCCTTCTAGCCTTCACAGCATCCCTGGTCTTCGCTGCCCCCTCATTGAGGCAGTGGACAGGCACAGCCCCAAACATGCCTCTACAAGTAGTTGTAAGCAATGGCGAGCTCATAGTTACCGACCTGTCAAACGACCAGTACAAATACTACAGCCCTCAATACAACTGGCCAATACCTAGCGACCTCGACATTCTAGAAGCAAGGGTTTACAGCGATGGACAAAACATCTATGTCAGATACAAGTTCCAAACACTAAAGAGTAAGTATTCGCCATACGTGATGCTGGTTATGGATTTCACGCCCGACAACGATATGGACGGCTTTGACAACTGGCTCCCAGACTGGTCAGACACAAAGTTGCCCTGGAAATGGGACGCTATTATCGGTGTCAACCTGGGGAAGAAGGATAGCCAGTCATTTGTTTTCTACAGGAGTTGGAACCCCCAGTTTGTTGGCAGTCTAGCTGTTGACCAGGACAACGCTGTAATTGAGGCCATGGTTCCACTTTCAGCTCTTCCCGACTTCCCAAGAAATGGCAAAATCAGGATGGTCATAGTTGTGTTCGCAAATGACTATGGCGGCATATGGGATCCAGGCAAGAAGAAGAACTATGACCCAGAGATAGGCATCGTCATCAACGAGGAAACATTCTACGCATGTAACGTGTATGATATTGCTGGGCAGGCACCCACCAACATGGAGGTCTATGGAAACTGGAAGGACGGGGTTCAAGAAGTAGCAGTATACTACACAGTATCAACTTCAAATGGCATTTTCACCTCTGTGGCGGACTATGGGAGAAAAGTTTCATACGAAAGATCCCTCGCCAAAATGAAGCTAATCTATCCGCCTCTACCGGGCCAGCTTAGAAACTGGGCAGGAACACCCCCACTTACATCTCCTGGTAGCACAGTTGTTTCAAACGAGGCAATAATAACAGACCCAGCAAACGACCAGTACAAGTATTACAGACCAGACTGGAACTGGCCTATTACCAGCGACCTTGATGTCCTCGAGACAAGACTCTACAGTGATGGACAATACCTCTACATACGTGTAAAGCTTTCTACACTGAAAAACAAGTATTCACCCTACATAATGATACCAATAGACTACACCCCAGACAACCCCTCTGATGGCGTCAGCGAGTGGCTACCAGACTGGTCTGACACAAATCTCCCCTGGAAATGGGACGTGATAATAGGTATAAATTTTGGTAAAAGCGAAACCCAGCCCTTCGTAATCGACTCTTCATGGAATCCCAAGTTCACAGGTCAACTGGCCGTCAACCAGACACAAGGCGTAATCGAGGCCAAGATACCTCTAAGTAGCCTGCCAGGATTCCCGACAAATGGCAAAATAAAATATACTGTCATCATTTTCGCCAATAGTTTTGGAGGCGTATGGGATCCGGGTCAGAACAACGCTGTAGATCCCTCCACAGGTAAAACAATTTCCGAAAATGACTATGCAAGCGATGTTTACGACATAGCCGGCCAGGCCCCAACATCTGCTGAAGTCTACGGTGGATGGGGCAATGGAAGCCAGACAGTAAAAACAGCCTTCACAGCCCAGTTGACAAATGGCCTCTTTGTAGGAATCACGTCAGCTTAAATTATTTCTTTTAAAAAATTATTTTTTCTTTCTTTATATCTTCTTCATTTGCAACATAGATTGCGTCATCACCAATAACATAGTGTGTTCTTGCAATGCTTAACACTCTCTTTAAGGCCTTCTCGAGACTCGTCGCCTTGAAGAGAGCCCCAGCCGCATACTTGTGTCCGCCGCCGCCAAGGCTACTAGCGATGACAGAGGCGTCATAGCTGGAGGACGGCTGCGCCCCCGCGTAAAGCCTAAATTTGAACAGCCCCCTCGGGACAATTACAAGTGTAAATTCTGCCCCCCTGCGTTCTAGGAGGATCGTCAAGTATCTATAGGCAATGCCTAGATCTTTCTTGAAAGCTACAATTGTAACTTTTTCGACAGGTATTTTTTCAGCAATTTTCTCCGTTCTTTTTCTCATCTCCTCATGCCGAGAAATCCACTCTCTTACCTCCTCGCGCTTCAAGGCTTCAAGCCCTTCTCGAGCCAGAAGTTCTACGAGACGTAGCTTTCCACGGTATCCCGCCCCCTTTACCGCCGCGTCCAGTAACAAGGCTTCCTGAGACCTTATATTAGCTGTGTCGGTCTCGACAGCCAAGTTTACGAGGGTAACGGCGAGCGGATTATTATCCAGCGAGAGTGCTTTCATGGCAAGAAATGCTGAGGCTGGCGCTGATGGGTCATAGAATTCCTCATCCGCACATGGGGAATTTGTTACGTGGTGGTCAGCCCTAAGTCTAGCTTTTCCTGGACAGGGCAGATCGGCAACAAAGTCCCAGTAAACGCGCCGCAGTATGGGGCTTCTTAATACGTCTTGTGGATGTGCTAGAACTATCTCTGCATCTGGTTTTGAAATCTTGAAGAGGGTTGCACTGACTATACCGTCCACGTCTCCTGCGTCTGACAATGCCAGCGGCTTCTTTTTTATCTGTGCCGTCAATATTTGTAGAGTCCTATAGATGGATACATATGACATCATTAATGCATCACGCCCCTCAAAAATTCTCATAGAAATAAAAGGTTATCTTGGTAGCCAATTTATCCTATGACAGCAAGTTCCTTTACTGTCTTGCCCTCCTCAAACCTAGACAAGACAAGGTTGCCAGCCTCCTGGCTCCTCGGTCTACCCGAAGTTATCCAGCTCGCCACCTCCTCTGCTACTACGGGGGCCATCATAAATCCGTGGCCACTAAAACCTGTAGCAATGTAGAGGTTTTCGATAGGCGTAACTGGACCGATTATTGGATGATGATCAGGAGTCATCTCGTAATACCCGGGCCAGTACCTGAGGATGTTCACGTTTGGGAGCCACGGAAGCCACTTGCTCCAAACCGAGACAACCTTCTCGAGGAAGGCTAGCTTAACACTCAGCTCGCCGAACGGCTTCTCTTCTACGTCCACACCCATCAATACATTACCGTGGAAAGTTTGCACCGCGTATGCCCCAGAAGCCACGTCTATTATCAACGGGTCAAAAAGCCTGCCAAAGTCTTCGGTTAACGCTGCATGGTGTGGCACCGGCGTGAGGGGTATCTTTATCCCGTTTCTCTCGAGCAGATATACAGAGTAGGCCCCCGCAGTGACGGCAACGTTTCTAGCAGGTATCTTTTCACCATCTATCAGCACGCCCTTGGCAGCCCCGTTTTCTATATCTATGCGTGTAACCTCTTTTCCAACCAAAAACTCTACTCCAAGACTCTTTGCGGCCAAGAACTGTTTATACAACGAGTCGAAGGGGCTGGCTTTGCCCGCCAAAGGGTCAAAGAGAGCCCCAACCATCTTGGAAGTATCCACGTAAGGAGCAACTTCTTTGACGAAGTCCTCGCCCACGAGCCTTGTATCTAGGCCGAACATATGGTGGATACGCATATACCCCTTAATCTTCTCTAAGTCTTCTTCCCTGTGGGTAAGCCACAGGTACCCGCTCCTTGAGTACTTCACGCCAAGCTTTTCCTTGAGCTCTCCCCACAGCTCGATGCTCCTCTTCATCAAGACTATGTGCTCTCTACTAGTAAAGCTGGCCCTGATGCCGCCGGCACAGCGGAAAGTCGAGCCGCTGCCGAGATAGTTCCTTTCAACAAGTAGGATCTTGCCAAAGCCCTGCTCTGCCAGCTTAAAAGCCAGGCTAACACCTATAATGCCGCCTCCAACGATTATCAAATCATACATCCTTCTTCACCCTCAAGAAAAGCCTCACAGGGACAGGTTCAAGAGGTGGACGAATAGCAACATAGCTCAGCTTTTCTACTGGAACTCCAAGCTTGCGGGAAAGAATACCAAGAACTATTGGCACACAGTATCTTCCCTGGCATGGCCCCATCCCAATCCGCAAGTAGCGCTTTAAACTCTCTACATCGCGAAAGCCCATGTCTATTGCTCTCTCCACGTCCTCGACAGTTACCCGCTCGCACATACACACATAACTATTCAACTTCTTCTCGCTCGTACCGACCTCACCTCCATAACCAACTCTTCAGGAACCTCAACAGTCACAACCTGAGTCTTATTTACCTCGAAAACTCTCAAAACCACACCTGTACCAAGGACTCTGCCATCCCTGCCCAGCAACTCTACAAAATCCCCCTTCTTCAACTTGGGTAGAAACTCATAGGGTACAGTAACCTTAGCGGGGCCGCTGAGATCCACCAGGAACATTGCTTGGCCAGGACACGTCCCAACACATACTCCGCACCCAGTACACTTTTCCCAGTCTATCTTGGGTCTCCCCCTCAAGCCGCCAACCATTATAGCCTTAACGGGGCACACAGCCTCACACACATTACATGGTATCTCCTCTACGCATTCCGTTACAGCCACAGTCCCCCTTTTCAGTCTCTCAATGGGTGGAACTAGTCCAAGCGAGAACAATGTCTCCTTTTCAATAATCCCGCTACGCCTATACATTTAGACTCACCTTTTTCTGCCCCTCTAGAATTTTGACCGAAAACTGGGTCCCCCTCACTTCTTCCAGGAGCCTGAGAGTCTCCTCACGCTCTTCAACCAGCTCTTTCTGTGGACCAAGGATACTTATTGTAGCCGAGAGCCCAGCTATCCTGCCAGTGAGAAGCGCCGTAGTGGCCTCCTCCACGCCAGAAGCATCTCCAGCCACATATACTCCAGGTACACTGGTCTCCATATACTTGTTCCTGTAAGGAACATAGCCCCCGAGCTCACTCGACCAGACCATTTTTGCCCCCATTTCTGCCAGCAAGCGGGCCTCCGGCGTCAGTCCAACAGCAAGCAACAGCAAATCAGCATCAAACACTTTCTCTGAACCCTCTATGGGCTGATAGTCTCTTCCAACCCTAGCCACGACAACCTTTTCAACATGGCTAGACCCCTCAGCTCTAAGTACTGTATGCTCCGTCAATATAGGAACCCCCAGCCTGCGAACCTTAGCCGCATGCACAAACCAGCCGCCAATCTCGGGTCTAACCTCAACTATGGCCGCCACATCGACCCCCGCCTGTAGCAATTGATAAGAAACAATCAACCCCACATTGCCCGCACCCACAACTACTGCCCTCTCGCCAGGCTTAACCCCATACTCATTCATCAACGTCTGGGCTGCACCTGCACCCATTACGCCTGGAAGAGTATTTCCCGGAAACGGGAGGAAACGCTCCACAGCACCAGTGCCCACAACTACAGCCCTGGGTTTAACCCTTAAAAGCCGGCCATTGCTGTTTACAGCCAGGACCCCCTCGCTAAACCACCCAAAGACAGAAGACCGCGTGTAAATCTTGACGCCCAGCTCCTCGGCCTCCTTAACTAGCTTCTCAGCTATCTGAAAACCCCTCAGCCCACCAAAAAGCTCGCCAGAGCCAAAAAACTTGTGCGTCTGCTTGACTAGTTGCCCACCAGGCCTAAAATGCCTCTCAAAAACCACCACTTTGAGTCCTCTCTTGGCAGCTGAAATAGCTGCAGAGAGCCCAGAAGGCCCAGAACCAACTATAACAACGTCAGCTAGGATTTCTTCGCTTTCAGATGGCACTTCCTCTCCCGTGCTCGGCAAAGAAGCGACATCGCTCTCGACAATGATACCATCCATAGCCGGCTCAATACAAGCCCTAACCTTGCTCTTGCCGTTAACCCGTACCATACACCCAGAACAATACCCAATCATACAGAAGGGGCCCTGAGGCTCAGGAGTATTCCTGAAACTTCTCACACCACTGGCCCAAAGTGCGGCTGCTATGCTTTCACCCTCAAAGCCCTCGATAGGTTTCCCATTGAAATAGAACCTTAACTCTCTTCCTCGCTTAAACGTTAGGATAGGGTGTTCCGAAATCCTCACATTTAAACCTTATTCAAAACGAAAATAAATAATTTTTTATAATAAAGGGAAATACTGATACAGCTGTAAACTCAAGGGAAAATCTTTACAACGACTCATGCGAAAAACTTTTATTGCTTCTTTTTGTCAAAACAGCTTAGAATGTATGTCGAAATAGACGTTGACAAAATTAAAAAAGACTTTCAAATAAACCTTTCCCGTGCGCTAAGCATAGGCTACCCCCTAAAATACGCAATAGCTAAGGCCTTATCATGGACACTAATGAAGTATCCATGGATTCAAGAAATATATTACTCAGAAATAAGCCTAGGCGAGTTTGTCGAGGGAGAAGACATAGATGGAAGAGACGTGGATGTCCTTATCAAGACCAGCATACCTTCGACGAACATCTCGAGATCAATCGAACAACAACTAGAAGATACACTGAACACGGTTCTACAAGAACTAGGGCTATGCCCCAGTAACGGGCACAACATTGTAGAGCTACACATAGACGACATATATGCTAGATGCGCCTCTGAAGCCACTCTAAACGGCAGGACACCCCACAACGCAATACTGCTCTACAAAAGCGGGACAGCCACATTTAAAAACCTAGAAAAAGAAACACCGATGTGGACGAAGCCCTAGAAAGAATACTTGAACAACTCGAAAAAGATTTGCCAGGAATCGTTCTCGAAGAGGCTTCTAAAGTGGAAAATCCAAGGATAAGCGGCATCTATGTTTATGCAAAAAACTACGACTACTTAAAATATCACCTCGCAAAGAAGCTGGCCCAGGCACTCATACAAATCCCGTGCATCAGGGAGGTCTACTACGCAGACATAGCCTCAGGAGAATACATCACGGGACAGACATATTTCGGCAGAGACATAGACCTAATAATAATCGCAGACCAGCAGGACTGTCCCCAGCTCAAGGAATACCTCACAATTCTAGAACAAAAAATAAACCAAATAGTTGCAAGAACAGCTACAAAACTTCCAGAACTAGGCTGGCTAAAGACACTTGCAGAAACAAACGGAATAGTAGAATTCCACCTAGACGACGTCTACACAAAGATGCTACAGGACAAGAAAACCCAACACAGAATCTCCGACCTAAACGTTATACAGCTTGCAAACAAATAGCCCTAAAAAAGAGAAGCACCCTCATAAGCCTTATAAAGCAGGACACACAGATGGTTTTTGATTCCCATGCTCATGATTTATAACGATGGAAAACATAAAGTAGCAGTTTTCAGGGAACTAACACCCAAAGGTGCCGTCCAAACAAACCAGCTCACAATAGTCCACGGCGAAGAAGCACTACTAGCAGACCCAGGAGGAAGAGTAGTCTTCAGCAAACTAATGTCCGAAATCTCTGTAATCGCACCAGCAACCAAGATAAAATACATCTTCTACACGCACCAGGACCCAGACGTCATGGGTGCCGCCGCAAGCTGGTACACCGCATTACCCAACGCAAAGATACTCCTACCAGAAATATGGGCAAGATTCATACCACACTTGTTCCCCCCAGACACAAACATAACAGAAAGACTCATGCCAATACCGGACAACGGCACAGAAATACAGCTCTCAGACTGCACACTAAAACTCATACCAGCCCACTTTCTACACTCCCCCGGAAACTTTTCACTATACGACCCATGCTCAAAAACGCTCTTCTCAGGCGACATATTCGCTTCACTCCTACCACCGGGCACAGACTACGACACAGCACCAGACATAGACCAGCACATACAATATATGGAGACCTTCCACAAAAGATACATGGCCTCCAACAAGGCGCTAAAGGCATGGGTAGCCAAGGTCAAAAACCTAGACATAGAAACAATCATACCGCAACACGGCGCAATAATCAAGTCAAAACCCCACATAGAAAAAGCCCTACAGTGGCTCGAAAACCTACAAGCAGGAATAGACCTCTTATACTAACCATCATGATAACAAGGTTATTTCAATTATTTTAAACAGAGAAAAACAAAAATAACCACGTTATCATCAAAAATAACTTAGATATATCAAAAACTAAAAATTATTCGTCTGCCTCAGATCCCTGACTAGATACAAGTTCTAGGGCTTCCTCTAAGCTCTCTCCGTCAACAATTGAATTTATCATCTTAACAATTTCCTTAAACTCGTAGTATTCAGCTATCTTCATTAAAGCGATTCTCTGGTTGTCATAGCTAATATGTGGCGCCCCTTCGTGAAGTTTCTTTGAAAGCTCTGAAATAAGCATACTTATTTTA from Thermofilum adornatum carries:
- a CDS encoding DHHA1 domain-containing protein, giving the protein MMSYVSIYRTLQILTAQIKKKPLALSDAGDVDGIVSATLFKISKPDAEIVLAHPQDVLRSPILRRVYWDFVADLPCPGKARLRADHHVTNSPCADEEFYDPSAPASAFLAMKALSLDNNPLAVTLVNLAVETDTANIRSQEALLLDAAVKGAGYRGKLRLVELLAREGLEALKREEVREWISRHEEMRKRTEKIAEKIPVEKVTIVAFKKDLGIAYRYLTILLERRGAEFTLVIVPRGLFKFRLYAGAQPSSSYDASVIASSLGGGGHKYAAGALFKATSLEKALKRVLSIARTHYVIGDDAIYVANEEDIKKEKIIF
- a CDS encoding 4Fe-4S binding protein; the protein is MYRRSGIIEKETLFSLGLVPPIERLKRGTVAVTECVEEIPCNVCEAVCPVKAIMVGGLRGRPKIDWEKCTGCGVCVGTCPGQAMFLVDLSGPAKVTVPYEFLPKLKKGDFVELLGRDGRVLGTGVVLRVFEVNKTQVVTVEVPEELVMEVRSVRARRS
- a CDS encoding FAD-dependent oxidoreductase — its product is MRISEHPILTFKRGRELRFYFNGKPIEGFEGESIAAALWASGVRSFRNTPEPQGPFCMIGYCSGCMVRVNGKSKVRACIEPAMDGIIVESDVASLPSTGEEVPSESEEILADVVIVGSGPSGLSAAISAAKRGLKVVVFERHFRPGGQLVKQTHKFFGSGELFGGLRGFQIAEKLVKEAEELGVKIYTRSSVFGWFSEGVLAVNSNGRLLRVKPRAVVVGTGAVERFLPFPGNTLPGVMGAGAAQTLMNEYGVKPGERAVVVGAGNVGLIVSYQLLQAGVDVAAIVEVRPEIGGWFVHAAKVRRLGVPILTEHTVLRAEGSSHVEKVVVARVGRDYQPIEGSEKVFDADLLLLAVGLTPEARLLAEMGAKMVWSSELGGYVPYRNKYMETSVPGVYVAGDASGVEEATTALLTGRIAGLSATISILGPQKELVEEREETLRLLEEVRGTQFSVKILEGQKKVSLNV
- a CDS encoding MBL fold metallo-hydrolase, with the protein product MLMIYNDGKHKVAVFRELTPKGAVQTNQLTIVHGEEALLADPGGRVVFSKLMSEISVIAPATKIKYIFYTHQDPDVMGAAASWYTALPNAKILLPEIWARFIPHLFPPDTNITERLMPIPDNGTEIQLSDCTLKLIPAHFLHSPGNFSLYDPCSKTLFSGDIFASLLPPGTDYDTAPDIDQHIQYMETFHKRYMASNKALKAWVAKVKNLDIETIIPQHGAIIKSKPHIEKALQWLENLQAGIDLLY
- a CDS encoding (2Fe-2S)-binding protein, whose amino-acid sequence is MCERVTVEDVERAIDMGFRDVESLKRYLRIGMGPCQGRYCVPIVLGILSRKLGVPVEKLSYVAIRPPLEPVPVRLFLRVKKDV
- a CDS encoding NAD(P)/FAD-dependent oxidoreductase, with amino-acid sequence MYDLIIVGGGIIGVSLAFKLAEQGFGKILLVERNYLGSGSTFRCAGGIRASFTSREHIVLMKRSIELWGELKEKLGVKYSRSGYLWLTHREEDLEKIKGYMRIHHMFGLDTRLVGEDFVKEVAPYVDTSKMVGALFDPLAGKASPFDSLYKQFLAAKSLGVEFLVGKEVTRIDIENGAAKGVLIDGEKIPARNVAVTAGAYSVYLLERNGIKIPLTPVPHHAALTEDFGRLFDPLIIDVASGAYAVQTFHGNVLMGVDVEEKPFGELSVKLAFLEKVVSVWSKWLPWLPNVNILRYWPGYYEMTPDHHPIIGPVTPIENLYIATGFSGHGFMMAPVVAEEVASWITSGRPRSQEAGNLVLSRFEEGKTVKELAVIG